ATAGCTCTTGCTGTCCATTCAAGAGAAAATCAACCAAATGGCGTTTCCAAAAATCACCAGAAATTGCTTGTTTTTTCAACTAATGTTACTTGCCCTAGAGTAGTGTAAAACTTGTTAGATAACCAATTTCCCTAAAATCTTAAGCTGTAGAATTTAGACCCACAATGAATATCATGGGCTCCAACAAAACTCAAAACTGGTTAGACACTAAATTTAGACCCAGATATTGACTTCTGTAAACAGATGGGTTAAATTCAGTTTGGGTTCTATCCATCCACTGGATTTTCTTGAATAATTCATGCTCCTTTTTCTATTCTGTGTCAAAAGACCAACAATGTTAGCCAAGGAAGAACAATTCTTTGCTACACTAAAAAGTTTCTAGGAAGAATTTCAGATACCAAAACATTGATGCTCTGAATCATGAACCCATGTGGTAAACTAAAACCCTTTCACAATCATGCAACAAGAAACCCCTAGATAGTCAATTGGAAATAAAAAGCTTCATTTTATGGGTAACAATGTCCCAAATTGTGATCTAAAATACAAACATTTGTGTTCCAGATCATGAAATAGTAATAATCAGTCAATTGTGAAAGAAAGTTCATCTACACTACATACAACATGAAACCCAAGAGAATCAAGAAACTGAGAAAATGCTTGTTGTGTTAATAAAGTGGCTTCAAACAAGTACCTTCACTTCATCATAGAGTTTTCTCTCCCATGCGTAGAGTCTTTCCAAAGTAGAGGAATGGCTTCCAGCAATCATGCAGAACTCTTCAACAAAATCACTTCCACTATCATCATTATCTTCTTTGGTTGTGGCAGTTGTAAGAGGATTCTTTGATGAAGATGACCTCGAAGATGTTGACCGATTCCATGTAATAATCTTAGTCCCATGTTGTAGAGGTTCTGTACAGATACTGAAAAAGTTAGATTATTACAAGCAATCCCCCTAACCTACACACCTCAGTAACCTACCAACCcagatagaaaagaaaaaaaaaaacaaaatatggaaaaaaaaaaagagtcccACATGCTATCCGGTAAAAGCTGCTTGTGAATtgaaaaggatttttttaattcagtTGGCCGCATGTTATGGTAGTGACAAGTAATGCAAATGCAATTGACCCCAAAACCCAATCAAGATGTTTATTCACATGTAATCTTAATGTGCACAGTTGAAGAAGGATGTTATTCCTCTGCTCCACAAATAAAAGTTCTGTCTTTTTCACCTTGTTCTTGAGGAGGTTAATAGCAAAAGATTCCTGGGTGACGCAAGAGATTGtccaaaaaattaaatgattgtACTTACATAGGTGACAAAATTTCTCTGCAACTGTTTTAGGATGTAAATTTTCCATCTCTGAGTTTCAATAAACAGGCCTAAGCACTAGGTACCTGTATATTTATTGATTGGCTACCATATTTCACGCTCATATACAAGTCAAACTTACCATGAGAAACAAGTGCAGATTTTTCCTGGCAACAAACTAGTTGGAAAGCCCCAAAAAGACGTGAGGCAGATGACCGCCCTACAAGAATGATTTGGGACAGTACATATAACTTATACAAGAATAATTAGGAATGAAAACTAATAGACTATTATAAGTATTCATCCCAGAGGACCAGagaaaaaataagaatcaaAATCCAATTCAGCAATTTAAATTGTATAAAATAAGTTTTCTCATGAACAAGAATAATCACCTTTGGCATCACAATACCCTATCCCGATTTTGTTTGTCTCCAGCATCCTGGAGACCTCCTTGCCAGATTCAGAGGCTCTGAAGAAACGATGCTCAATATCCTTTATGCTTGAAAGAAAATCTTTAGCCCTATGAGTTATGAACTCTGAAGGGTCCTCTCTTTCTGCTGACACATCTTTCTCTACCAAGGCCCTTTCCCTCTTTGAACCAGATTGGTCAAGAATATGTTTTCTTGACATAGTTTCTGCAGACCCCTTAGCTTTTGCTCCCTGATGTTTCACTTCGTAGTCAATTGTTTTTCTAATACCATCAGTTCCTCCAGAGTTAATTGAATGGCCATTGCTCTCTTCCATTTGGTCGTTACAATCTGACCCTTCAGGAGTCTTATGCTCCCATCCTGGCCTTGTTGATATTTCatgtagttcatcagttccatCTAAACCCACTTCTTTGCCCTGGACCCTTTTCCAGgctctcaaatcatcaaaattcatattaatcCCATCAAGTCCCACAAATCTGAAGTCTTCACTATCATCAGCGGGATCAAAGTAGTCCCAAGAAGCACCTTCTGGAGGAGGTGGTGGGGGTGGTGGCATTGAAAATGATGTAGATTCATCATCCATATAACCATTTTTAGGTGGATTCACACTAACAGTCACAGCAGCAGTAGCTCCTGATCTCATATAACTCAATCTGGAGACAGGAGGTGAAAGGGGGCTTTCATTGTGCATTGGGGAATCTGAAACTTCAGCATTGTGCGAAGGAGATGGAGACGGGTAAGAGGACTGTGATGGGGTTTTGTCAAGTTCGGTGGCCGACATTGATAGAGATGACTCTATCAATGCCTCGGCTTCGGCAAATCGCCGCAGAGCAATGCCGATATTTCGAAGAGATTCAGTGTAAGAAACATGAGCAGCTGCTAGACCGTACCTTGAATCAATAGCTTGCTTAACGAATCTCCTCCGTTCCTTGCAAAGACGAAGAGCTTCGTTTTTCTCAGTTTTGGAGCTTGCACAACCCATATTTCAGCAAAAAGCTAGCCACCCCCAGTTCATGAAA
Above is a genomic segment from Vitis riparia cultivar Riparia Gloire de Montpellier isolate 1030 chromosome 7, EGFV_Vit.rip_1.0, whole genome shotgun sequence containing:
- the LOC117918014 gene encoding protein ALTERED PHOSPHATE STARVATION RESPONSE 1 isoform X2, with product MGCASSKTEKNEALRLCKERRRFVKQAIDSRYGLAAAHVSYTESLRNIGIALRRFAEAEALIESSLSMSATELDKTPSQSSYPSPSPSHNAEVSDSPMHNESPLSPPVSRLSYMRSGATAAVTVSVNPPKNGYMDDESTSFSMPPPPPPPPEGASWDYFDPADDSEDFRFVGLDGINMNFDDLRAWKRVQGKEVGLDGTDELHEISTRPGWEHKTPEGSDCNDQMEESNGHSINSGGTDGIRKTIDYEVKHQGAKAKGSAETMSRKHILDQSGSKRERALVEKDVSAEREDPSEFITHRAKDFLSSIKDIEHRFFRASESGKEVSRMLETNKIGIGYCDAKEPLQHGTKIITWNRSTSSRSSSSKNPLTTATTKEDNDDSGSDFVEEFCMIAGSHSSTLERLYAWERKLYDEVKASESIRKEYDRKCDKLRHQVAKDLSSQVIDKTRAVVKDLHSRLRVAIHAVDSISKRIEKMRDEELQPQLAELIQGLIRMWKAMLECHHAQYITISLAYHARSSTGTPRGDPHRQIMAQLQSEIEYFGLSFADWINSHTSYVEALNGWLQNCILLPQERTKSRRPFSPRRLIAPPIFVLCRDWLAGAKGLPADELSDAIKQFISDLHQLLRQTEEQQKKEKPFDSNTNGESESKDDEKNEDKSLNLGCIHTSLAKVLERLTKFSEASLKMYEDVRQKSEAARIAYSTGKPTRPEGYVIKV
- the LOC117918014 gene encoding protein ALTERED PHOSPHATE STARVATION RESPONSE 1 isoform X1; protein product: MGCASSKTEKNEALRLCKERRRFVKQAIDSRYGLAAAHVSYTESLRNIGIALRRFAEAEALIESSLSMSATELDKTPSQSSYPSPSPSHNAEVSDSPMHNESPLSPPVSRLSYMRSGATAAVTVSVNPPKNGYMDDESTSFSMPPPPPPPPEGASWDYFDPADDSEDFRFVGLDGINMNFDDLRAWKRVQGKEVGLDGTDELHEISTRPGWEHKTPEGSDCNDQMEESNGHSINSGGTDGIRKTIDYEVKHQGAKAKGSAETMSRKHILDQSGSKRERALVEKDVSAEREDPSEFITHRAKDFLSSIKDIEHRFFRASESGKEVSRMLETNKIGIGYCDAKGRSSASRLFGAFQLVCCQEKSALVSHEPLQHGTKIITWNRSTSSRSSSSKNPLTTATTKEDNDDSGSDFVEEFCMIAGSHSSTLERLYAWERKLYDEVKASESIRKEYDRKCDKLRHQVAKDLSSQVIDKTRAVVKDLHSRLRVAIHAVDSISKRIEKMRDEELQPQLAELIQGLIRMWKAMLECHHAQYITISLAYHARSSTGTPRGDPHRQIMAQLQSEIEYFGLSFADWINSHTSYVEALNGWLQNCILLPQERTKSRRPFSPRRLIAPPIFVLCRDWLAGAKGLPADELSDAIKQFISDLHQLLRQTEEQQKKEKPFDSNTNGESESKDDEKNEDKSLNLGCIHTSLAKVLERLTKFSEASLKMYEDVRQKSEAARIAYSTGKPTRPEGYVIKV